A window of the Sardina pilchardus chromosome 21, fSarPil1.1, whole genome shotgun sequence genome harbors these coding sequences:
- the LOC134068646 gene encoding olfactory receptor class A-like protein 1, producing the protein MESEILTRGLLYLSLTLLGVPGNSIVIWAFVQLAYQERHLLPADAIMLHLASANLIVVGVRCLLESLATFQLSDVFSDTGCKAVIFLYRTSRSLSIWLTFVLSAYQCLSTAAPGSRWAAVRALAAKNLGGIFLVLWLINTSMSSAAILFSLSSRNNSSLMQHGINVQFCFVRFPSKLSRDANGAAQVSRDVLPMTLMTTASLIILFFLYHHSHQVRSVHKSTCSRGGGPSSERRAAMTVVTLVTLYVIFYGVDNGLWVYTLTVKETMRSSLVSDLRVFFSSLYAAVSPFVIIVSNKKVNKLVKCGIETALSNV; encoded by the coding sequence ATGGAGTCTGAGATACTCACCCGTGGGTTGCTTTACCTATCTCTAACACTGTTGGGTGTCCCTGGTAACAGCATAGTTATCTGGGCATTTGTACAGCTGGCATACCAGGAGCGCCATCTCTTGCCAGCTGATGCCATCATGTTGCACCTAGCTTCTGCCAACTTGATAGTGGTTGGGGTGCGTTGCCTTCTGGAAAGCCTTGCCACCTTCCAACTCTCTGACGTCTTCAGCGACACTGGGTGCAAAGCGGTAATATTTCTCTATCGCACATCCCGCTCACTCTCCATTTGGCTGACATTTGTGCTCAGTGCTTATCAGTGCCTGAGCACTGCTGCTCCAGGGTCCCGCTGGGCTGCTGTCCGTGCCCTTGCTGCCAAGAACCTGGGTGGCATCTTTTTGGTTCTGTGGCTCATCAACACATCCATGAGCTCAGCAgctatcctcttctctctaaGTTCAAGAAACAACTCAAGCCTTATGCAGCATGGCATTAATGTACAATTCTGCTTTGTGCGCTTTCCTTCAAAGCTCTCACGTGATGCCAACGGAGCAGCCCAGGTGAGCAGAGATGTGTTGCCCATGACTCTCATGACAACAGCCAGtttaattattttgttttttctctaccATCATAGTCACCAAGTCAGAAGTGTCCATAAAAGCACatgcagcagaggaggaggcccTTCCTCAGAGCGAAGGGCAGCTATGACAGTGGTCACTTTGGTGACATTGTATGTGATATTCTATGGTGTGGACAATGGTTTGTGGgtgtacacactcacagtgaAGGAAACTATGAGGTCATCATTGGTGTCAGACTTGCGTGTTTTTTTCTCATCGCTGTATGCTGCCGTAAGCCCCTTTGTCATCATAGTCTCCAACAAGAAAGTCAACAAACTTGTGAAATGTGGGATTGAGACAGCTCTTTCCAATGTATAA
- the LOC134068645 gene encoding olfactory receptor class A-like protein 1, protein MDLCLSIKGVSFLLQTGLGILGNVLVLLAYAHIVCLEPHLLPVDIILCHLAFTNLMLLLTRCVPQTMTVFGLRNLLNDAGCKVVIYSYRIARALSVCITCMLSVFQAVMLAPAKPCWMRLKTRLPGLVIPTFAALWFINMAVCIAAPFFSIAPRNGTVPAFTLNLGFCYVDFRDNLSYVINGVAVSGRDFVFVGLMLGSSGYILVVLHHHAQKARSIRRSQANAAMETRAAKTVVTLVILYTVFFGIDNVIWIYMLTVDQVPPVVADMRVWFSSCYASLSPFLIMTSNKKVKNRMMCTTGIDREQPSVNTQDSRETNS, encoded by the coding sequence ATGGACCTATGCTTGTCCATCAAGGGAGTGTCCTTCCTCTTGCAGACAGGTTTgggcattctgggaaatgttcTGGTGCTGCTGGCTTACGCTCACATCGTGTGCCTAGAACCACATCTGTTACCTGTGGACATCATCCTGTGCCATCTTGCCTTCACCAACCTTATGTTACTGCTGACTCGCTGTGTACCCCAGACTATGACTGTCTTTGGCTTACGGAATTTACTGAATGATGCTGGCTGCAAGGTGGTCATCTACTCTTACCGTATTGCCCGtgccctctctgtctgtatcaccTGCATGCTCAGTGTCTTCCAGGCTGTCATGTTGGCCCCAGCTAAGCCTTGTTGGATGAGACTGAAGACCAGGCTCCCTGGCCTTGTCATTCCCACATTTGCTGCACTCTGGTTTATCAACATGGCTGTGTGCATTGCTGCACCTTTCTTTTCCATTGCACCCCGAAATGGCACAGTGCCAGCTTTCACACTCAACCTTGGCTTTTGCTATGTGGATTTCCGTGATAACCTATCATATGTGATCAATGGGGTAGCTGTGTCAGGCCGGGACTTTGTCTTTGTAGGCCTCATGCTTGGCTCCAGTGGATATATACTGGTGGTACTCCATCACCATGCCCAAAAGGCACGCAGTATACGGCGAAGTCAGGCCAATGCAGCCATGGAGACACGTGCAGCAAAGACAGTGGTCACACTAGTGATTCTATATACGGTATTCTTTGGTATAGACAATGTAATCTGGATCTACATGCTGACAGTGGATCAGGTGCCCCCCGTGGTGGCAGACATGCGAGTGTGGTTCTCATCCTGTTATGCCTCTCTTAGCCCTTTTCTCATTATGACATCCAACAAGAAAGTCAAGAATCGGATGATGTGTACAACAGGAATTGACCGGGAGCAGCCATCTGTTAACACTCAGGATTCTAGGGAGACTAACAGCTAA